A stretch of the Halomonas sp. BDJS001 genome encodes the following:
- a CDS encoding polysaccharide deacetylase family protein, giving the protein MALNDDYLDYPYRRHGYDHERYEWSMLSERPPVTWPEGKTLAVWINISLQFYPLNQRGKPFKVPNGMTMPYPDLRHFSLRDYGNRVGIYRVLKALAAHNITPTFAINAQLAEQTPYLMQRLKEHGGEFIAHGWNMDHLHYGGQPVEEEAELVKRSVDTLRRVTGQPIRGWLSPAKHQSFNTPDLLAENGIEYCADWVNDDMPYSCETKTGSLTMMPLATEIEDQFVMSQNLHSEDSWVTQVKDAFDFLLEESREQGGRLFALNLHPWLVGQPHRIACLEEVLAHISGHPEVWQAPAGEIMDAFHHATEQA; this is encoded by the coding sequence ATGGCGCTTAATGACGACTATCTCGACTACCCTTACCGCCGCCACGGCTACGATCATGAGCGCTATGAATGGTCGATGCTGAGTGAACGCCCACCGGTCACCTGGCCCGAGGGCAAAACCCTGGCGGTGTGGATCAATATCTCGCTGCAGTTCTACCCACTTAACCAACGCGGCAAGCCGTTTAAAGTGCCTAACGGCATGACCATGCCCTACCCGGATCTGCGCCACTTCTCGCTGCGGGATTACGGCAACCGGGTGGGAATCTATCGCGTGCTCAAAGCGCTGGCGGCGCACAACATCACGCCCACCTTTGCAATCAATGCGCAGTTAGCGGAGCAGACGCCCTATCTGATGCAGCGCTTGAAAGAGCACGGCGGTGAATTTATCGCCCACGGCTGGAACATGGATCACCTGCACTACGGCGGCCAGCCGGTTGAAGAGGAAGCCGAGCTGGTCAAGCGCTCTGTGGACACTCTGCGCCGCGTCACCGGTCAACCTATTCGCGGCTGGCTAAGCCCGGCCAAGCACCAGAGTTTCAACACCCCTGACCTGCTGGCAGAAAACGGCATTGAGTACTGCGCCGACTGGGTGAATGACGATATGCCATATTCCTGTGAAACCAAGACGGGCAGTTTGACCATGATGCCCTTGGCGACTGAAATTGAAGATCAGTTCGTGATGAGCCAGAACCTGCATTCGGAAGACTCCTGGGTAACCCAGGTAAAAGACGCCTTCGATTTTCTGCTGGAAGAGTCCCGCGAACAGGGTGGCCGCCTGTTTGCCCTGAACCTGCACCCCTGGCTGGTGGGCCAGCCCCACCGCATAGCCTGCCTGGAAGAAGTGCTGGCCCATATCAGTGGCCACCCTGAGGTATGGCAGGCTCCGGCGGGCGAGATTATGGATGCCTTCCACCATGCAACGGAGCAGGCGTAA
- a CDS encoding polysaccharide deacetylase family protein: MKESLGVYDYWAYDQRPKIEWPGGARVAFWVAPNIEYYELDPPQNPQRSPWPHPHPSVPGYSIRDYGNRVGHQRQMALLEKYGIRGSISLSVALCEHHPEIIQMCRERNWEFFSHGIYNTRYTYGLSEDQERAMIRDSMETIHRHTGQACAGYLAPALSHSERTLDLFAEVGEELFGDKGGLYTCDLFHDDQPTPISVRSGKRFISMPYSLEMNDTIVYAVNKVEPRQYATMLKRHFDHLYLEGAESGTVMCIPTHNYQVSCPHRIKAFEEALEYITGHPDVWVATGREIADYYLANYYDAALDSIAIQAATASKQG; encoded by the coding sequence ATGAAAGAGTCATTAGGCGTTTACGACTACTGGGCCTACGACCAGCGGCCCAAAATCGAGTGGCCCGGAGGTGCCAGAGTGGCCTTTTGGGTCGCGCCCAATATCGAGTACTACGAACTCGACCCGCCGCAGAACCCACAGCGCAGCCCCTGGCCGCATCCGCACCCATCGGTGCCCGGCTACAGCATTCGCGATTACGGCAACCGGGTTGGCCACCAGCGCCAGATGGCGTTGCTGGAGAAGTACGGCATTCGCGGATCAATATCGCTGTCGGTGGCGCTCTGCGAGCACCACCCTGAGATTATCCAAATGTGCCGCGAGCGCAACTGGGAGTTTTTCAGCCACGGCATCTACAACACCCGCTACACCTACGGCCTGAGCGAAGACCAAGAGCGGGCGATGATCCGCGACAGCATGGAAACCATTCACCGCCACACCGGTCAGGCCTGCGCGGGCTATCTGGCCCCTGCACTCTCCCACTCCGAGCGCACCCTGGATCTGTTTGCCGAAGTGGGCGAAGAGCTATTTGGCGACAAAGGCGGGCTTTACACCTGCGACCTATTCCACGACGACCAGCCGACGCCGATCAGCGTTCGCTCCGGTAAGCGGTTTATCTCCATGCCCTACTCGCTGGAGATGAACGACACCATCGTCTACGCGGTGAACAAAGTGGAGCCGCGCCAGTACGCCACCATGCTCAAGCGCCACTTTGACCATCTCTATTTAGAAGGCGCGGAGTCCGGCACCGTGATGTGCATTCCCACTCACAACTACCAAGTGAGCTGTCCGCACCGAATCAAGGCGTTTGAAGAGGCGCTGGAGTACATCACCGGCCACCCGGATGTTTGGGTCGCCACCGGCCGTGAGATTGCCGATTACTACTTGGCCAACTATTACGATGCCGCACTCGACAGCATTGCGATCCAGGCCGCCACCGCCAGTAAACAGGGGTAA
- a CDS encoding isochorismatase family protein, protein MQTTDKTAKEIFNDVMANPQRVPFGFGNKAVLVNVDPQKAYTRTDLFKTAYETDPKQLEYTNQLARGFREKGWPVVWTHVAFLDSAEDAGVWGTRSDTPDSLQNIKYGSERAEFDERCDIDRSRDVIYTKRMPSAFFETPLQSLLVWHQVDTVIITGGSTSGCIRATAVESLSRGYRTIVPMECVADKHESYHYANLTDLHLKYADVLPVADVLAWLNGNA, encoded by the coding sequence ATGCAGACCACCGATAAAACGGCGAAAGAGATTTTTAACGACGTGATGGCCAACCCCCAGCGGGTACCTTTTGGCTTCGGCAATAAAGCGGTGCTGGTCAACGTTGACCCGCAAAAGGCCTACACCCGCACCGATCTCTTTAAAACCGCTTACGAAACCGACCCCAAGCAGTTGGAGTACACCAACCAACTGGCACGCGGTTTTCGGGAGAAAGGGTGGCCGGTAGTCTGGACCCATGTGGCTTTTTTAGACTCCGCCGAAGATGCAGGCGTTTGGGGCACCCGCTCCGATACCCCCGATTCGCTGCAAAACATCAAGTACGGCTCCGAGCGCGCTGAGTTCGACGAGCGCTGTGACATCGACCGCAGCCGCGACGTGATCTACACCAAGCGCATGCCCTCGGCGTTTTTTGAAACGCCACTACAGTCGCTGCTGGTGTGGCACCAGGTCGATACGGTGATTATCACCGGCGGCTCTACCTCTGGCTGCATTCGCGCCACCGCCGTGGAGAGCCTCTCCCGGGGTTACCGCACTATCGTGCCGATGGAGTGCGTCGCAGATAAACACGAAAGCTACCACTACGCCAACCTCACCGACCTGCACCTTAAATATGCTGACGTGTTGCCGGTTGCCGATGTACTCGCGTGGCTGAACGGTAACGCCTGA
- a CDS encoding isocitrate lyase/PEP mutase family protein, which produces MTRQQIASQQASRQPTQLKQQLQKSSIVVAPGVFDALGASLAEQAGFDTVYLSGASLAYTQLGRPDIGLLSITEICTAMSHIRERTNLSVVVDCDTGFGNAMNVMRSVRLLERSGANAIQLEDQTYPKRCGHLRGKTLVSKSEMVGKLHAALDARENDSTLIIGRTDALGVEGTDSAIERAQAYYEAGVDMLFIEGIRSDEDISKIMTQFKGKVPIMANMVEGGDTPLQNAQALEDLGFSLVIFPGALVRAITHMASRFFATLKQDGTTDAFRDQMLDFKQLNDYLGTQAMLELGEQYDNR; this is translated from the coding sequence ATGACACGCCAACAGATTGCTTCTCAGCAGGCCTCACGACAGCCCACCCAGCTTAAACAGCAGTTGCAGAAAAGCTCTATTGTCGTCGCCCCCGGCGTGTTTGACGCCCTTGGCGCTTCACTTGCCGAGCAGGCGGGCTTCGATACGGTCTACCTTTCCGGTGCCAGCCTGGCCTATACCCAGCTGGGGCGGCCGGATATTGGCCTGCTCAGCATTACCGAAATTTGTACGGCAATGTCGCATATTCGCGAACGCACAAATTTATCTGTTGTGGTGGATTGTGATACCGGCTTTGGCAACGCCATGAACGTGATGCGCAGCGTGCGCTTGCTGGAGCGTTCGGGCGCCAACGCCATTCAGTTGGAAGATCAAACCTATCCGAAGCGCTGCGGTCACCTGCGCGGTAAAACCCTGGTCTCCAAAAGCGAAATGGTGGGCAAACTACATGCCGCACTGGACGCACGGGAAAACGACAGCACGCTGATTATCGGTCGCACCGATGCACTTGGCGTGGAAGGCACCGACAGCGCCATTGAGCGTGCACAGGCCTATTACGAAGCGGGCGTGGATATGCTGTTTATCGAAGGTATCCGTAGCGACGAAGATATCAGCAAGATCATGACTCAGTTCAAAGGCAAGGTGCCGATTATGGCCAATATGGTCGAAGGTGGCGACACCCCGTTGCAGAACGCCCAGGCGCTGGAAGACCTTGGTTTCTCACTGGTGATTTTCCCCGGCGCGCTGGTACGAGCGATTACCCATATGGCCAGCCGTTTCTTTGCCACGCTAAAACAGGATGGCACCACCGATGCCTTCCGCGACCAGATGCTCGATTTCAAACAACTTAACGACTACTTAGGCACCCAGGCGATGCTGGAGCTTGGCGAGCAGTACGACAATCGCTAA